CTGCTGACGtctcacttccccccctttggaagcAGCCCCATGCTGTGCCCCGCGGCGAGCCAACTGAACTAGCTGCTCtgcgggggagaagtgcaACGAGTGGGAAATGAAGCATACCAGATGGTCAAGTGGGTCCGTTTGCTCCACCCATGTAGATGGGAACCCATGTTTGTCCTTTTGCATCGGAGCAGCTGCACATCGCAGATGACGTGAAGTGTCGCTCGAGAGGTGGAGCAGTCTAACCAGTTGGAGGTGTTTTCCCCgcgggggggcagcaaaaaagttacaaaaaaaaaaagaagcgggACGTGGTAAGTGGTACGCGTCACACGCTTGCTACGCAACGGAGACAGATCAGCGCTGCGTGGGCACCCCTGCCCACTTCATACGCGCTACCCCTTTTCGCACTCCCAAACGAACTTGGGAGAGCGGTCCGTTTTCCCGGTGAGCACCTCCGCGCCGTCCTTCCGCACAACGATGGTATGCTCAAACTGAGCGGAAAAGAAATACCTGGCGTTGCTTAACGTCCAGTTGTCCGGCCACATAATGAAGTCGCAGGGTCGCTCGGAAATAATTGGCTCAATGGTAAACACGAGGTTTTCGCACAGCAGTCTGTCGTCGTCATTCCGTGTGTGCATGATGAATGGCTCCTCGTGGAAGTTCCTCCCTATGTTGTGTCCGCACAGATGGGGGACCACTGCGTAGCGTAGGTGGCCCTTATTCTTCCTTTCTAGGTGGCTCTCTATTGCTTCCCCTATGGCACTGAAGGGGACACCGGGCTTACAGACGCGGATGGCCTCCATGGTGCACTCGTGGGCGGTTCTTATGAGGTCCAAGTTTTTTTCACGCATAAGGCGTTTGAGTTCGTCCACGCCCGGCTTCCTCTTGTCGAAGAAGGCGAACCGGTTATGATCGCTTCGGTTGCCATGATCGCTTGGGGGGCCCCTACTCTGCCTGTAGAGGTAGCTCTGGAGGTCCTCATACGTTCTGCTGCTCTGCTGCTTATCGTAGATGACCTGCTCATCGTACTGCCTGTGGAACTGCTCGAGCTCGTCGAGGTCCTCCCCCGGGAGCGCCCCCCCATCAGCAGCGTTGTGGTAATCCCCCCCGGGGAAGGGTGCGTTCCCCCCCAAGTCGCCGCTGCTCATCACCGCATTGCTGTTATCGTCGTAGGAGCGGTGCTGCTCAGTGGGGCGGTCCTTCGAGTTGGGGGGGTCGTACCTGATCCGTTTGATGGAGCAGTGCTTTCCCGTCTTCACAACTTTGTTAGTCGTGAGGTCAAAGTGGTACTTCAAAATGAATTTGGTGTGTCTCGTCCGGAGCTTATcattcaaatatataaaatcgtaaaattttttttttttttttttttcattttttgttaatttagGAACAAGGAAACTTTCACACATATCCGCGTGGAAGCCATCTTTGAAGACGCTGATGTCTACTTTGACGATGTCGTTTTCGTAGAGGATGTTGTTATCTGGGATTCCATGGCAAAGGATTTCATTAATTGAGATGCAGGAGCTTTTTGGGAAGAGGTGGTAGTTCAGAGGAGAGGGGTAGTAGCCATTATTGATGCACTTATTTAGGATGTAAATATCTAAATCGTTCGTCGTCACTCCTTCGCAGATGATGTAGGACACGTCGTCCATCAGTTCTCGCGCGAACTGGCAGTTGCTCCTAATCGTTTCGATTTCTTCCTCGCGTTTGACGTTGCCATACGGGTGGGGGGATTTTCCCCTCTCATTGAAGTCACTCCTTTGGTCGGCACTCCCTTGGCTGCCACTCATTTGGCCGCCGCTCCTCTGGCCGCCGCTCCCATACGGCACGTACACAGGCGTGCCCGTGCGGTGGTAATTGGGCCGCTCCACGTACTTGGGCAGATAATACCTCGGAGAGGTGATTCCCTTCTTTTGCCTCCCAACAAAGCGGAAGCTGCCAAACAGCTCGCTGTCCTTCAGGTGGGAGTACCTCCTGTTGTACCCCTCCTTGCACTTCATAAACGTTCTGTCAAATTGGGTTATGCGGATACTCGGGTGGACGTTTTTCCTTGTCTTCATATTTTCACTGTATCTGTGGAAAGACGCCGGTGGGCCATCTTCCGAGTAGTTTTTTgtgttcttcttcacatcGTGGTGGACTGTGTTGGAAAATCCTTCGCCTGCGCTGGTGCTGTGTAGGTGGTTCCTTCTGAGTTTGGGGCGGCGCGGGCGCCTCTGCTTTGCGCAGCTCCCTTGggagtccccccccccggggacGAACCCCCGCCGCGGCCGCACGCGGTTGGCGCGGTGGACGCGGTTGACACTTTGGATGCGGCTGACGCGGCTGACACTTCGAGCGCTTCCCCCACTTCTCCCACTGCTGACGCTGCTCCCACTCCTCACAATTGCAACGCCGCCACCCCCCCTGCACAGGCAGAGGAGCGCCCACGCCAGCAGCACGAGCGTAGGCCCCTTCATAGTTCCGCGCGCTGTTGCCACTCATTTGGGGGAGGATTAGCGGAGGGTTAGCGAAGGGTTAGCGGATGATTAGCGGATGATTAGCGGATGATTAGCGGAGGGTTAGCGGATGATTAGCGGAGGGTTAGCGGAggagaggggggaagagaggAGGCTCCTACTTTGGCTAGCCATTCTCCGTCGAAAGGCAAATGGGGCAGCCGCACAACTCGCGAAGAACCCCCGTTGGCACATCCCCActgctgcccctttttttgttttttttttcttctttcccccttccaTTCCACCAATTTGGGGACATCCGATGAGTGAAGATCGGGCGGTTCTTGCTATTCCCCCCCGGCGGGGGTCACTTCATCCGTGGCCCTCAAAGGTATGCGCACGGGGGTGGAGCAGTCCTTTTCGCCATTTCGCATCCGCTTCTCCAGCCGCTTCGGCATCTGCCTCTCTaccttctccatttttttttttttttttgcttcccatGTAGGTGCGCTTATGTGCATCCTTTCATGCAGATGATGAGGCACTCCCGTTCGCCCTGCCTTCGGGGGGAATTTCCCCCAGAGGGGTGCACACATCTTAGCGtccttaaaaagggggagggaacGGAGGTccctttgtttatttatttttttatttatttattttttgccgcaTGGTGGCAATCGAAGTGGTGAAGTTCGCGGTTAAGTCGGTTGTGCGAAATGTGGGGGCGACAAATGAACGCACATCACatgcgaagcggcgaagcagcGACGCAGCAACAGCCACGCAGCAACGATGCGGAGGCGCCCATCACGTAGGCACCAATTTGAAACAGATCAAACGGGTGGTAAGTggattacaaaaaattaaagcaacTGGGTGGAGATACAAACGTGGTGCCGCTGCTGCAGATGGAGACGTGCCGTTAgggaggcccccccccggggaggcACCTTCAAACCTGCGGTGGGGGGTTGCTTTGTTCCTCCACGTGTGTTTGCCCCTTCGCCTGTTTGTCACAGGTGGGGGCATCCGCTTGGCTGGGGGTGTCCTCATCAGCTGAGCGGTTACACTGCTGCTCCGTAGCTACGTCGTTGCTGCTCTGGTTGGGTTGCCCCTCCTCCGTAGCTACGTCGTTGCCGCTTTCGTTGgcctgcttctcctcatcaACTGCGCGGTTGCTACCCTGGTTGGTCTTcccctcctcatcatctGCGTTGTTacgctgctcctcctctccCACTTGGTTAGTGTCTTCATTTGTCCTCCCCTCCTCCGCAGCTACGTCGTTGCTGCTCTGGTTGGTCTGCCCCTCCTCAGGCGCGCCCCCCTGCTGCCTGCGCGTGGCCTGCTCGTAGGCGGGGTTCGCGACGGGCGCGCCGTCCCGGAAGGGAACCTCAAAGCTGAGGTGCGGGTACTCATAAAAGGTCTGGCCACGAAGGACGTCCCTAATGGTTGGAAGGACGCAGAAAAGGGCGCCCGCCTTTTCGGCCCCCCTATTTACCTGAGCAGTTTGGAGAGAGACCCTTATGGCATTCAAATGGTCGAGATAATTAACCCGGAGGggttttctcttcttctgcaCTTTGGCTAGAGACAAGTTGAGGagctgcaaaaggggggtgtCCTCACTGACGTCCTGGTGGGTGACGAAGAGGCAGTCATTCACGAGGGTGACTCTGACCATCCAAAAAATGGTATCCTGTCGAATGGTCGTTCTATTCCCTTGGTGTAGCTTCGTATACAGAGGTGCCTtcagtaaaaatatttttcttttttttaaaacgctaGTTAACTTACTATGATTGTACAGCCATATGGTCGtcgtttcattttcttttatccTGAGGAACCGATCATTTCCGTGAATAATGGACTCCACCCCCTGGAGAAATTGGTAGTCTTTGTGGAGCATGCTTTCGTTTAGGTTTTTCTTGGCCACTTTTTgaactttaaaatttttttttaatttatttttacattttttcaactttttgTGCTTCTTCGCACAGGGTAGTGAGCAGGACAGCGCCTCGCAGAAGGGGCACTTGTATTTGTGTGGGTTCACCCGGCACACGCAGCAGGGGcgtcccccgggggggggtggcggtgGAGCTAAGGGGGAAGCCATCTGGGGAGCTAGCGGTGAAGTTAGCGAGTCCTTCACCACGCCGTCTGCGTCTCCCTCCgcttcgtccgcttcgtccgcttcgtccgcttcgtccGTTTCGTTTGCTTCGTCTGTCTCGTCTGACTCGTTTGCCTCGCCCGCCCTGGCCCCCCTGCAACTTCTAAAATACTCAGCGGCGTCCCTCAGCACGTCCCACACCATTTCGTTCTGCGATTTGCGCCATGGCTTCTGGTCCCGGGGGAGCTGGCTCgggggttcttccccttcctcctcttctgcgTTTGCCTCTGCGTCTGCCTCTGccttctcctcttctgcctcttccccctctgctgcttccccctctgctgcttcccccccttctgcttctttctcCGTGGGGAGCCAGCGCGGAGGCGCCCCGGCCCAGTTTCTCTTTTGCCCCCGACGGAGGTGCCCTTGCTGGGGGTGCTTAACCAAAAAAGAGGCGTCACGCTGCGCCGCCACATGGAGAGttttatttgcaaaataaaatttcccaTTTGCGCGTCCCCCTCTGGTCAATCCATAACGGAAGCGGCGAAACTGCTTATGGGGAAACTCATGCGAGGGGAAATTATTTCCTCTCCAGGTCTTCACGTGGTTACTCTCATTGTCATTCATTTTATAGGAGGGGCCCTGCGGGTTGGCGCTCCCTCCCTCCGTATGGGTCCCATCAAAAGGGGTGGCCGCCTCCTCCATCCTTCGTCCTGCAGTGGGGGGTAGACCCGAGCGGTACGCTTCCTCCCTCTGAGTGGCAGCCCCGCCGTCACTGCCACAGTTATGTCCGTTCATCGTAATGGTATAGCTCCCATTCACCTGGATGGTGTAGTCCTCCGGGGGACtcatccttttttccccccctaaCAAGTCAGGAGGAAGAATGGGGGAGAGCTATTCTGCTCTTCGTCGCCTTCTCTGCTTGGCCGaacttgcaaaaaaaatgaagcctCTACGGTTGCGCTGGTTCtaccacaggggggggggggggggcggtcaGTCGAAGGAACGCAGCGAAGACGTGGGTGCTTTTTTATCGCTTCCCTTGGCCCTTCCGAACGCGTCAGGTCCGCTCTCCAACCGCGGAACGacgtgaaaaagaaaaggcggTTTGCTCCTCGGATGCGTCATCGAGGGGGTTCGCGATCGTTTAAAAAGTTGCAgaggttccttttttggaaaatc
This genomic window from Plasmodium vivax chromosome 1, whole genome shotgun sequence contains:
- a CDS encoding methionine aminopeptidase, putative (encoded by transcript PVX_093540A; Possible apicoplast targeted protein. Curated by Stuart Ralph, Walter and Eliza Hall Institute of Medical Research, Australia.); translated protein: MKTRKNVHPSIRITQFDRTFMKCKEGYNRRYSHLKDSELFGSFRFVGRQKKGITSPRYYLPKYVERPNYHRTGTPVYVPYGSGGQRSGGQMSGSQGSADQRSDFNERGKSPHPYGNVKREEEIETIRSNCQFARELMDDVSYIICEGVTTNDLDIYILNKCINNGYYPSPLNYHLFPKSSCISINEILCHGIPDNNILYENDIVKVDISVFKDGFHADMCESFLVPKLTKNEKKKKKKFYDFIYLNDKLRTRHTKFILKYHFDLTTNKVVKTGKHCSIKRIRYDPPNSKDRPTEQHRSYDDNSNAVMSSGDLGGNAPFPGGDYHNAADGGALPGEDLDELEQFHRQYDEQVIYDKQQSSRTYEDLQSYLYRQSRGPPSDHGNRSDHNRFAFFDKRKPGVDELKRLMREKNLDLIRTAHECTMEAIRVCKPGVPFSAIGEAIESHLERKNKGHLRYAVVPHLCGHNIGRNFHEEPFIMHTRNDDDRLLCENLVFTIEPIISERPCDFIMWPDNWTLSNARYFFSAQFEHTIVVRKDGAEVLTGKTDRSPKFVWECEKG
- a CDS encoding hypothetical protein, conserved (encoded by transcript PVX_093545A), with the protein product MEEAATPFDGTHTEGGSANPQGPSYKMNDNESNHVKTWRGNNFPSHEFPHKQFRRFRYGLTRGGRANGKFYFANKTLHVAAQRDASFLVKHPQQGHLRRGQKRNWAGAPPRWLPTEKEAEGGEAAEGEAAEGEEAEEEKAEADAEANAEEEEGEEPPSQLPRDQKPWRKSQNEMVWDVLRDAAEYFRSCRGARAGEANESDETDEANETDEADEADEADEAEGDADGVVKDSLTSPLAPQMASPLAPPPPPPGGRPCCVCRVNPHKYKCPFCEALSCSLPCAKKHKKLKKCKNKLKKNFKVQKVAKKNLNESMLHKDYQFLQGVESIIHGNDRFLRIKENETTTIWLYNHSKLTSVLKKRKIFLLKAPLYTKLHQGNRTTIRQDTIFWMVRVTLVNDCLFVTHQDVSEDTPLLQLLNLSLAKVQKKRKPLRVNYLDHLNAIRVSLQTAQVNRGAEKAGALFCVLPTIRDVLRGQTFYEYPHLSFEVPFRDGAPVANPAYEQATRRQQGGAPEEGQTNQSSNDVAAEEGRTNEDTNQVGEEEQRNNADDEEGKTNQGSNRAVDEEKQANESGNDVATEEGQPNQSSNDVATEQQCNRSADEDTPSQADAPTCDKQAKGQTHVEEQSNPPPQV